From the genome of Pseudomonas putida:
AGCGCTCCACCTTGCCGCTGTCGGCATCGCGGCGGCAGACGCGGAAGGCATTGCGTTCGAGGGTGAACAGCTTACCCTCGAACCAGGCCAGGTCGGAGAAATCGCGCGAAAGAGGCCGCGGGTTGGGCATTTGCGGCGGTTGCATCTCGACACCGGCCTCGCTCAGCAGCACGCAACGGCGCCCGCAGGTCCATACCGACTGCTGGCGCTCGATCGCTACCAGCCCGCGGCGCTCGCGCTCGGCCGCCAGCCACAGGCGATCGCCGGCGGGGTTGATCGCCAGCCCCTCGAACAGCGCGTTGAAGTTCAGCAACATGCCGCTGGCGCGCGCGTGGCGCACCATGGCCGGGTCTATCTTCAGCCAGTCGGGCTCGCCCTCAAGGGGCAACTGCAGCACGGCGGCATGGGCCTCGCTGACCAGGAAGATAGTGCCCGCCTGGTCGCAGGTGATGCCCTCGAAGTCCAACTCGCCGCCACGCACCAGGGCCGCGGCCCAGTTACGCGACCTCAGGCCCCAGGGCAAACCGCTTTCCGGCACCGGTGGCGGCGCGAAGGTCAACGGCTGGGCGCGCCACACCGCGGCCTGCTGGTCGAAGCGGTAGATGCGGTCGTCGTCCCGATCGGAAACGCCCCACAAGGCTCCACGGCACCAGGCCAGGCCGGAAAGATTGCCGCCGCGCATCCCCTCGATGGGGTGCT
Proteins encoded in this window:
- a CDS encoding esterase-like activity of phytase family protein, translated to MIRLFLAVCLALFALPSLAGDWPQLKLTAEHPIEGMRGGNLSGLAWCRGALWGVSDRDDDRIYRFDQQAAVWRAQPLTFAPPPVPESGLPWGLRSRNWAAALVRGGELDFEGITCDQAGTIFLVSEAHAAVLQLPLEGEPDWLKIDPAMVRHARASGMLLNFNALFEGLAINPAGDRLWLAAERERRGLVAIERQQSVWTCGRRCVLLSEAGVEMQPPQMPNPRPLSRDFSDLAWFEGKLFTLERNAFRVCRRDADSGKVERCWSYAAAALVPERRYDQPFGLAEALVIDAKGAWIGLDNNSGDRADGETRPIVWRFEAPQGGWSAEP